A portion of the Drosophila innubila isolate TH190305 chromosome 3L unlocalized genomic scaffold, UK_Dinn_1.0 0_D_3L, whole genome shotgun sequence genome contains these proteins:
- the LOC117788379 gene encoding uncharacterized protein LOC117788379 has product MNNNNDSNNNNTDFDSKTTRASLNKLELDASSVSVLVSQTIAFRVCGCTFLSVMIYCSWGSTFLSTESNGNSSNKRPQQQQQRQHVWEYSESEIHKKKCLPNSWSRHAGTL; this is encoded by the exons atgaacaacaacaacgatagtaataacaacaacacg GACTTTGATAGCAAAACGACGCGCGCGTCGttaaataaacttgaacttGACGCTTCTTCCGTCTCCGTTTTGGTCTCTCAGACGATCGCGTTTCGTGTTTGCGGCTGCACGTTTCTGAGCGTAATGATTTACTGTTCCTGGGGCAGCACGTTTTTAAGCACAGagagcaacggcaacagcagcaacaaaaggccacaacaacaacaacaacgacaacatgtTTGGGAATATAGCGAGAGcgaaatacataaaaaaaaatgtttgccaaaCAGCTGGAGTCGACACGCAGGTACCCTGTAG